The window CACGGCGCCACCAGAACCGATCAGAAATAGttgattttactgttttatttattaaagcttCACCAAGTGCAGTTAGCGTGTTTTTATGATGAAACATCAGCAGAACCGTCAGAGCCGGTACCGACCCGACTGCTGATGTGTACCAGAACCAAAGCGTGACTCTGTTAGTGATCATGTTTAGAAAACCTCACACATCAGAACTGTTCTGTTTATATTCTGGTactgcaggttctggttctgatcagcaGGTTCCGCCGGACCCTGAGACCGGAACAGATAATTACAGAACTTTGTTGATATTAAAGTTTCCTTCAACATCCAGAGTGAGTCCGACTGTCATCGGGTCATGTGCCGCCaataaaggtgtgtgtgtgtgtgtggggggggggggggggggttctgcagGACCCTAGGTCAGACAGAAGAAGAACCTGGGTCAGACAGGAGAACCTGGGCCCAATTAGAACTGGAGTCTTTCTGTCTGAATCCAGGTTCTGACTACAGTAAACGAGCAGTCCCATCAGAGCTCAGTTTTCCTGCACGCGGTGGGAACCTCGAACGCACCGTCTGTTGCAGCTGGTCGGATCGTCTGCGCTTCCAGAACCGGCCCGTAGGTCCGGTCCACCGGCACACTCCGTCTGGTACCGCCGCCACGGCCACACCTGGCAGCGTAGGACAGGTGAGTTATCAGAGCAGACAAGTGGCTCGGCTCCTACGGTGAGTTCTGTAAACTTTACGGTTCTGGTAGAGCAGAACCCATTTAGGCCTGAAGCGGTTCTGAGATCAGTTGCAGATGAGCGGTCCTGAAGCTGGTCTCTGATCGGCTCGAACCACGAAGCCGACGGACCGCTTTCATCCTCTAGTGGAACCTGGTGAgtaaggttctggttctgttcggGCCCAACGGGCTGAGCGCGCTCTGTAACTTAGGAGCAGGTGTTAAATGTTTCTGAGCCGCGACATTCAACCAGAGATTTAGAACCACAGAACTTTAGCACTAAACACATGGCTCAGGGTCGGCTCCAGACCAGAACCATGTTCACCTCATCTGACGTGTTCCTGCGGTTCCGCCAAACTACTAAACATCTGGAGAACTACGTTTATCTGTTCCTAAAACATTCAGAACACAGAAAGGCCTCTTGTTCCTCAGGAGAAGGATTGAGCTGCAGGTTCTGACCCATTAGCACCAGTTCTTGACTAGAATCTCCCAACCAGGACCATGTCCAGCTGAACAGAACCCCAGTCCAGATGGAGCTTCTATCCAAGGAAAACTCCAGGAGACAGAACACCTACATCATTCAGAAGGTCCAAACAAACCAGATGAGGAAAACCGACGACCAAACTTAGAACATTGTGTCTAAAAGAACGTTAATGTGTCTAAAGGAACATTATTGTGTCTAAAGGAacattatttgtgtttaaaagaacattaatgtgtttaaaagaaCGTTAATGTGTCTAAAGGAACGTTAATGTGTCTAAAGGAACATTATTGTGTCTAAAGGAACATTATTGTGTCTAAAGGAacattatttgtgtttaaaagaacattaatgtgtttaaaagaaCGTTAATGTGTCTAAAAGAACGTTATTTGTTTGAAAGAACATTGTTTAAGGGAACGTTTTTGTGTCAAAGAACgttatttgtgtttaaaggaactttattgtgtttaaaagaacattaatatgtttaaaggaATATGTGTCTGAAGGAACGTTAATGTATCTAAAGGAACGTTATTGTGTCTGAAAGAACGTTATTTGTGTCTAACGGAACATTAATGTGTCTAAAAGAACGTTATTGTGTTTAAAGGAACATTATGTTTAAGGGAACGTTTTTGTGTCTAAAAGAACGTTGTGTTTAAAGGAACTTTATTGTGTTTAAAAGAACAATATGTTTAAAGGAATATTAATGTGTCTGAAGGAACGTTAATGTATCTAATGGAACGTTATTGTGTCTAAAAGAACATTATTTGTGTTTAACGGAacattaatgtgtttaaaagaaCATTATTTGTGTCTAAAGGAACATTAATGTATCTAAAGGAACgttatttgtgtttaaaggaACTTTATTGTGTTTAAAAGAATGTTATTTGTATCTAAAGGAACATTCATGTGTTTAAAGGAACGTTAATGTGTCTAAAGGAACATTAATGTATCTAAAGGAACATTAAAGTGTTTAAAGGAACACTGCTGCATTCACTTCTCTCAGTCAACGTTCTCCTGGTTTTTAACTGCTGAGGTCCAACACTGTTCTCAGCTGCTGATGTGGAACCTGTTCTCCCAGACTGGCTGCACGATCAGCAACATGGTCAGCAGAAAGGCgtggaaccagcagaaccttctGTCAGGCGGGTTTGTTGGTCTGATTGTAGAGTTACTCAAACATTTGCTGAACAAATCCTATAAAGATCAACGgactcagatgttctggttctggttctgctcagtAGAACCTGAGAGGAACTGTTATCTCGACCATAGATGGTTCTGTCCAGGACTGCTGCTGGTTGGCAGAACCAACAGCTCATTGATCCAGTCCAGGTCAGGAACCCATCACAGGGTTCTGCTCCAGGAGGGAACATCTGGACGGGGAACCCCGCACTGGAGAGTGGACCGCAGCAGAACCTCCGGCCGAACCGCAGTCTGACGTCACAGGATGTGGGCGGAACCTTTTCAGCGTAAAGGCAAAATAAAGCGTGTCGGGGCTTTTATTGTGGAGATGTGTTCCGGTTCTGTGCGCGGTTCCTCCCTGCAGCACCGGGCCGTCtaggaggaggagctgaaggtcACAGTCTCCTCAGCATCCGTGCACCGAACCTCCATCAACCGGCGCCTGGTCGGTCCGGACCGCCCGCAGCAGCCATGGGGAACCGGGGCATGGAGGATCTGATCCCGCTGGTGAACCGGCTGCAGGACGCCTTCTCCTCCATCGGCCAGAACGCGGAGCTGGACCTGCCGCAGATCGCGGTGGTGGGCGGACAGAGCGCCGGGAAGAGCTCGGTGCTGGAGAACTTCGTGGGCAAGTGAGTGTCTGAGCGGAACCGGCGGGTCCAAGCCGGGCAGAGATGGACCGGACCGCCGCAGGCTCTGTTAGATGAGGACGGTGCATGTCGGTTCCGAGGCCTGGTTCTGATTGAATATTGGCTGCTGGTTAATCACGTGGTTAGGAGCACTGCTCGGACTGATgagatctgctcacctgttgGCACCCGACCCACCTGAGTCACGTGACTGGCTGTCAGGTCCAGGTGATGGTTCTGGTAGATGAACACTCCCTGCTGAGGGAACAATTTGTCCTGAAACACTGATTCTGTTTGTGTCCCCTGCAGCTGTGGTGCCCTTAAACAGGGGCCACAGCTGCAGGGGCCTCTGGTCTCCCAGGGTGTCCCATCAGCTGTTTGTGGCCCCTGGAAGTATGAGTGCCCCTGCAGCTCCTGAGTTTCtatctgcatttaaaatgaatacatgatgaaaatcaacaagagggatcatatttctccaattttagcttcccttcattggcttcctgttaaatcaagaatagaatttataattcttcttctaacgtataaagcccttaataatcaagctccatcatatatcagagctctgattaccccgtatgttcctaacagagcacttcgctctcagactgcaggtctgctggtggttcctagagtctctaaaagtagaatgggaggcagatcctttagctatcaggctcctctcctgtggaaccaactcccagttttggtctgtgaggcagacaccccgtctacttttaagacaaatcttaaaactttcctttttgacaaatcttctagtcagagtggctcatgttaccctgagctatctctatagttatgctgctataggcttaggctgctggaggacatcagggtctatttctctcactctgctgagttctcctactgctctccgatctgcattgcttgttgttatttcaacttttaactttttgttctcagtcatttttcttttcatagaaggtacacctggtctggcgttctgttagctgtgacatcatccagggaagacagatcatcctctattaccatctaacatagaaagtactcctggatcaatgtgagcttctgtgctttctgtgtctctgctctgtcttctctaagccccagtgggtcgaggcagatgagcgttcacactgagcctggttctggttctgctggaggttctccttcccgttaaaggggagttttcctctccactgtcgcgtCATGCATGctaagtatgagggattgctgcaaagccatcaacaatgtagacgactgtccactgtggctctacgctctttcaggaggagtgaatgctgcttggagagacttgatgcaacctgctgggtttccttaaagaggaaactttctgaccaatcaggaggatctgatggaatctgactttggaaattgCTTTGAGATgatgtgaattggagctatactGATAAACGGACTTGAACACATTAGGATTCTTCTTAACAGAATCTGAAATCAAGCCAGATTTCTCTGTTCGATTCTTGTTTGCATAAACAAGAACAAGAACTGTTCTGAGTTACACCTTCAGGGATTCAAACTCTCAGTTCTCCTGCAAGAACTGAACAGAGAAATCTGTCTTGATTTCCTCATCAAGCCAAATCTTGTTTGCATAAAAGAACTGAACGTACTTTGAGTCTGTTAGAACATCTGGATCTCAGTCTCAGAAACTGTTTGACTGTGGAGACAGCTTTAGAACGGAGCATAAACCTTTACTTGTGGTCCTTCAGGATCTTTGTAAGGCTGCAGGAGAACCAAGGGTTTGATTTCCTGAAGCTGTAACTCAGAACCAAAAAGGTTAACAGAACCAGGAGGATCCACTAAACTGCAGGTGCAggtctgagggcccagttcacCTGATCTCCTTCAGTCAGAACTAGCTGAAAACGGACCAGAAcatcagacaggttctgttctgctgcaggaTGTTCTACTGAGTCCCATAGAGGCCGGTCAGTGGGGCCCAGATTTGTTCAGGTTCTGTAGTTTGAGTCCTGCTGGAAACTCTCGCCTGATTGGCTGATTATTTTTATCCTCCCCCTCAggatgctctctctctctgtcttcagctctgctgtgattggctgctgctGGTCACATGGGGGGCTTCAGTCAGAGTGTCACCCGACGGTACCAGcatgacgtgtgtgtgtgtgtgtgtgtgtgtgtgtgtgtgtgtgtgtgtgtgtgtgtgtgtgtgtgtgtgttactgtgtgtgagAGATTCTCACACCATCTCAGTCAGGATGTCGTGACGATCTcgagctgcagctccttcaaATCAACGCCTCTCACTCATCACCACtaaattatattgttttattatattatgtTACATTATGTTATGTTATATTATACTATATTATATTCTTATATTATGttacattatattatattatattatattacgTTATCTTATATtatgttatattatattaattatattatgTTATATTATCTTAAATTATCTCATATGATATTATGTCatattatattaaattatattatattacattATCTTATATTATGTTATATTATATGAATTATATTATGTTATATTATCTTAAATTATCTTATATGATATTATgtcatattatattatattatattatattatattactgTAATGTTCTGCGCATGATTTAACGAGAGAACGTCAGTGTGATGTTCTGGTGGAGGACGTTCAgaacctgctggttctgctctgCTCAGTCCTGGTGAGGGAGTCAGGGCTCTGATGATGGTTCTAGTTCCAGAGACGCAGCTGCTCCCTATGGAGCTTCTTTAGGAGGAAGTGAGGATGGACGGGGCAGGTGCTGCTCCTCCCTCCTGGCCAGTGATGATTTAGGGGTATGATTTGATAATTTAGGGGTATAATTTGATGATGATTTAGTAGTTTCACATGTTTCCACCGAGCCGCATGTGTCAGGAataagctccgcctcctcctctgctcagGGACTTCCTCCCTCGTGGTTCAGGAATCGTCACTAGGCGTCCCCTGGTGCTTCAGCTCATCAACTGTCCGACAGGTGAGACTGCGACTGCAGCCTGCGTCCGTCCTGTTCGGCAGCCCATGGTATTGATCAGGTGTGCTGTGCATTGATCAGAATATGCAGAGTTCCTGCACTGTAAAGGCAAGAAGTTCACCGACTTTGATGAAGTTCGTCAGGAGATCGAAGCTGAAACAGACCGAGTGACGGGGCAAAACAAAGGAATCAGTCCGGTCCCGATCAACCTGAGAGTGTACTCGCCCAACGGTAACACACCTGAGACACACCTGACTCTCCTCTGACAGGAAGCCGTCTCTAAGCTGACTCTGGTGCTTGTCTGCAGTGCTTAACCTGACGTTGGTCGACCTCCCGGGGATGACGAAGGTCCCAGTGGGAGACCAGCCTGCCGACATCGAGCACCAGATCAGAGAGATGCTCATGCAGTTCGTCACCAAGGACAATTGTCTCCTATTGGCTGTTTCACCAGCCAACTCTGACCTCGCCAACTCCGACGCGCTGAAGATCGCCAAGGAGGTCGATCCACAAGGTTGAGTGTATATCTTGGACTGTGACGTCCTCCTGAGACCAGAGGCAGGAAGTAAAGGTCTTTGCATGTTTTGCAGGTATGAGGACCATCGGAGTCATCACCAAACTGGACCTAATGGATGAAGGAACCGACGCCAGAGACATTCTGGAGAACAAACTACTGCCGCTGCGCAGGGGTATGACATTACAGTCCTTCCTGCTGGTTGTTTCTCAGCTTTCTCTTAAAGTCAGGGCTAAAAAGTGTCCACCACATATTGTCCACCGCAATATTCCTGGTTTCTATACCCGAGACAGACAGGCCCAGTCGGAGACAGGCTCAGTTGTCCACAATGAGACACCGAGAGAGATCTTAATCAGAAGAACATTTCTGGACCAGCCCAGCAGAACTCTACGGTCTGCCAGCAGAGATCTGCTGGAGATGCAGGAAAAGGTGGACCGGTCCTTTTCTGTTGCTGGTCCAACTGCCTGGCGTACTTCCCTTTCAGCTGGTGCCATCTCTGACCCGGTCCGGTTCAAAGCCAAACCTATTGATTTAACTTTTGATGTTTAACTTTTAGtactttcttttgtctttttgttgtgGATGTATTTTAACTAGCGCTGCTCTTTTCTGTTATTCTCTAAAGCCCTTTGGTCAACGCCAGGCTGTGTTGGAAGGTGTTATTAATAAAGTTTGACATTATGATTACCCCGTGGTACCAGGTTACGTCGGGGTGGTGAACCGCAGTCAGAAGGACATCGATGGGAAGAAAGACATCGCAGCAGCTCTGCAGGCTGAGAGGAAGTTCTTCCTGTCACATCCTGGGTACCGTCACCTGGCTGACCGTATGGGCACCGCCTACCTGCAGAAAGTCCTCAACCAGGTACACGCTCTGCATCCATCCTCATTTAGACCTGGTATCCTTGGGTCAGAGCCCGGGTCAAAGAGGCTGGAAGCTCTGAGGTTTTATCAGCAGGTTTCTGTCCAGTGAAAGCTGGACTTTGACTTATTAGCCATATCTGAGTCAGAGGTCCAGCTGAAGGCTCCAGCTGGTCGACGCCTGCtgggaccttcagctccttccaAGCCAGTCAGACGTCTCTGGTTTTCCCAGGCAGTTGTTTTCTGTGGGCTAACCATCACACCGCCACAGCCACTGTTCCTCGGCCAGTGTCAGCCACCGCAGTCACTCAGCACTTCTCTCCCCTCTAGCAACTAACCAACCACATCCGAGACACGCTGCCGGGGTTACGGAGCAAGCTGCAGAGCCAGCTGCTGTCCATCGaaaaggaggtggaggagtaCAAGAACTTCAGACCAGATGACCCAAGCCGCAAGACCAAGGCTCTGCTACAGTTAGTACCAGATCCTTGCAGAaccacacattcatacacagaaGCACTCTGTGAACGGCGGCTGAGTGTTGTGTGTGTCTCAGGATGGTGCAGCAGTTTGCGGTGGACTTTGAGAAGCGGATCGAAGGTTCTGGAGATCAGGTGGACACCTACGAGCTGTCAGGAGGAGCCAAGATCAACCGTGTCTTCCACGAGCGCTTCCCCTTCGAACTGGTCAAGGTAAATGCTCACACAGGTATAGCCTTCAACGAGCCATCCTGCAACAGGTGAACAGGTTTTGGTGTGTTTCACCTGTAGCTGGAGAGCGATGAGAAGACCCTACGCAAGGAGATCAGCTATGCCATCAAGAACATCCACGGAATAAGGTGGGAGTCGTGTCTGCCAGTCTgtgttctgctgtgtttacaggacagttaagacacacatgaGATGACCCGTGTTCTGTCCTCAGGACGGGTCTGTTCACACCGGACATGGCCTTTGAGACCATAGTCAAGCGTCTGATTGCTCAGCTCAAAGAACCGTGCCAGAAGTGCGTGGACCTGGTGATCATGGAACTAGTCAACACCGTCAGGCAGTGCACCAACAAGGTACTCCACAGTACTACACAATTTACCTTAATCCCTATAGtgtgctcaagtctttgtaggagaattttgtgatcaactgtatcaatgcagcactgagatctaacaggacaagtacagacaaaagtccattatctgaggccatgagaatatcattagtgaccttcaccagagctgtttcagtgctatgatgagctctgaagcatgactgaaactcctcaagtacgtcattgctttgtaaatgttcacaaagttgattagcaactactttctcaaaagaagattagatataggtctgtaatttactaactcatcttgatcaagaattgtttcttaagtaaaggtttaataacagctactttaaaagcctgtggtacatatgcatttactaaggataggttaatcatgtctaaaatagtgccacagatcaaagggaatatctccttaaacaacttggttgggattgggtctaacatatgtagaaggtttagatgaagctacaattttagatagctcagaaagctctacagctttaaaacagttcaaacaccgaccgggttctaaagattcctccaacgctgcctcactcaCTGAgaacgaggtaatcatgtttgggaggatgccaattattttttttcatggaatcaatatttaagtaattaaaaggaggacagactctttaaagtttgatacagcattatctgataaagatctactataatgaaaccttgttttgggggtggagaactcagttatattgaactcaaaggttattaaaaaatggtcacATAGTACAGGGTTAtcaggaaatactgttaattcttcacaatcaatctgtatgtcagcacaaggtccaaagtatga of the Fundulus heteroclitus isolate FHET01 chromosome 12, MU-UCD_Fhet_4.1, whole genome shotgun sequence genome contains:
- the LOC105917121 gene encoding dynamin-1 isoform X2, whose amino-acid sequence is MGNRGMEDLIPLVNRLQDAFSSIGQNAELDLPQIAVVGGQSAGKSSVLENFVGKDFLPRGSGIVTRRPLVLQLINCPTEYAEFLHCKGKKFTDFDEVRQEIEAETDRVTGQNKGISPVPINLRVYSPNVLNLTLVDLPGMTKVPVGDQPADIEHQIREMLMQFVTKDNCLLLAVSPANSDLANSDALKIAKEVDPQGMRTIGVITKLDLMDEGTDARDILENKLLPLRRGYVGVVNRSQKDIDGKKDIAAALQAERKFFLSHPGYRHLADRMGTAYLQKVLNQQLTNHIRDTLPGLRSKLQSQLLSIEKEVEEYKNFRPDDPSRKTKALLQMVQQFAVDFEKRIEGSGDQVDTYELSGGAKINRVFHERFPFELVKLESDEKTLRKEISYAIKNIHGIRTGLFTPDMAFETIVKRLIAQLKEPCQKCVDLVIMELVNTVRQCTNKLAQYPLLREEMERIVTQHIRDRESRTKDQVMLLIDIELAYVNTNHEDFIGFANAQQKSSQVNKKKAAGNQDEIMVIRKGWLTINNIGIMKGGAKEYWFVLTAEALSWYKDDEEKEKKYMLPVDNLKLKDIEKSFMSSKHIFALFSTEHRNVYKDYRQLELASESQEEVDSWKASFLRAGVYPERSVDKEKVEGEESSSDGQIHSMDPQLERQVEIVRNLVDSYLSIIHRTIRDLIPKTIMHLMVNNTKEFIHSDLLAQLYSCGDQNSLMEESQEQAQRRDEMLRMYFALKEGLSIIGDISTSTVTTAAPPPVDDSWLQVTGMPSGRRSPMSSPTPQRRAPPGPPRPGGRAAPGPPSRPAVSPDPGGPPPSVPSRPNRAPPPGVPSHRAPASPSRPTRPASDSAP
- the LOC105917121 gene encoding dynamin-1 isoform X1, whose amino-acid sequence is MGNRGMEDLIPLVNRLQDAFSSIGQNAELDLPQIAVVGGQSAGKSSVLENFVGKDFLPRGSGIVTRRPLVLQLINCPTEYAEFLHCKGKKFTDFDEVRQEIEAETDRVTGQNKGISPVPINLRVYSPNVLNLTLVDLPGMTKVPVGDQPADIEHQIREMLMQFVTKDNCLLLAVSPANSDLANSDALKIAKEVDPQGMRTIGVITKLDLMDEGTDARDILENKLLPLRRGYVGVVNRSQKDIDGKKDIAAALQAERKFFLSHPGYRHLADRMGTAYLQKVLNQQLTNHIRDTLPGLRSKLQSQLLSIEKEVEEYKNFRPDDPSRKTKALLQMVQQFAVDFEKRIEGSGDQVDTYELSGGAKINRVFHERFPFELVKLESDEKTLRKEISYAIKNIHGIRTGLFTPDMAFETIVKRLIAQLKEPCQKCVDLVIMELVNTVRQCTNKLAQYPLLREEMERIVTQHIRDRESRTKDQVMLLIDIELAYVNTNHEDFIGFANAQQKSSQVNKKKAAGNQDEIMVIRKGWLTINNIGIMKGGAKEYWFVLTAEALSWYKDDEEKEKKYMLPVDNLKLKDIEKSFMSSKHIFALFSTEHRNVYKDYRQLELASESQEEVDSWKASFLRAGVYPERSVDKEKVEGEESSSDGQIHSMDPQLERQVEIVRNLVDSYLSIIHRTIRDLIPKTIMHLMVNNTKEFIHSDLLAQLYSCGDQNSLMEESQEQAQRRDEMLRMYFALKEGLSIIGDISTSTVTTAAPPPVDDSWLQVTGMPSGRRSPMSSPTPQRRAPPGPPRPGGRAAPGPPSRPAVSPDPGGPPPSVPSRPNRAPPPGVPSRPSKGSPAHGESPQSSIEG